The Leptospira johnsonii genome window below encodes:
- a CDS encoding FAD-binding oxidoreductase, which yields MFYHELNPKIDYSRSNLRWNAWGANDQDFGRKAQMPEILKLLQREFKLDSIRETPAVSLENIKLPNGKLSPSDIKNLSSIVGKTNLKTDRYERIFHSAGRSYYDVLRLHFNTLKSFVDGVVYPKKDSEIIKILEYCSKNKITIIPFGGGSSVVGGVEVLKGKGQKAVLSLDMTEMKELVSFDPISMTATFQAGIYGPQLEYGLNLKGYTLGHFPQSFEYSTLGGWVAARSAGQQSNRYGKIEEILTSVKLISPNGTVETLRSPASSIGPDWNQIIAGSEGLLGIISEVTVKIHRIPETRKYFGLVFPDLLSSINFIRKANHEEIKTSMMRLSDANETRLYEYLGELGKKNTPIRKFKKFLQNSYLNAVGIGENKCVVLVGLDGSRQEVDHSFEGLKKLWKKGGAIFAGEKLGQNWIHSRYNMPFLRNHVMQYGMGVDTMETSSTYDKLEDLHKAGIESLQNSIPGSIAMCHLSHSYHEGACLYYTILFPMDPKKPEEQWFKMKRSVSDTFTSFKAPISHHHGVGIDHKKWYESSLGKPGIEALNGLKKVLDQKEILNPGKLFHS from the coding sequence TAGATTCTATTCGTGAAACTCCTGCAGTTTCCTTGGAAAATATCAAACTTCCTAACGGCAAATTAAGTCCGAGCGATATCAAAAACTTAAGCTCTATCGTAGGTAAAACTAATCTCAAAACAGATAGATATGAAAGAATTTTCCATTCCGCGGGTCGAAGTTACTACGATGTTCTTAGACTCCACTTCAATACTCTCAAGTCTTTCGTAGATGGAGTTGTATATCCGAAAAAGGATTCTGAGATTATTAAAATTTTAGAATATTGTTCTAAAAACAAGATCACGATCATTCCTTTCGGCGGAGGATCTTCCGTAGTAGGCGGTGTGGAAGTGCTAAAAGGAAAAGGTCAGAAAGCCGTTCTTTCCTTAGACATGACAGAGATGAAAGAATTGGTATCTTTCGATCCGATCAGCATGACCGCAACTTTCCAAGCAGGGATCTACGGACCACAATTAGAATATGGCCTCAATTTAAAGGGATACACTTTGGGACACTTCCCTCAGTCTTTCGAATATTCCACATTAGGCGGATGGGTCGCTGCAAGAAGCGCAGGACAACAATCCAATCGATACGGAAAAATAGAAGAGATATTGACCTCTGTAAAACTCATTAGTCCGAACGGAACTGTGGAAACATTAAGATCGCCTGCATCTTCTATAGGACCTGACTGGAACCAGATCATTGCAGGTAGCGAAGGTCTTTTAGGAATTATTTCAGAAGTCACAGTTAAGATCCACAGAATCCCTGAGACTAGAAAATATTTCGGTCTTGTATTTCCTGATCTACTTTCCTCGATCAATTTTATCAGAAAAGCAAACCATGAAGAGATCAAAACTTCTATGATGAGACTTTCCGACGCGAATGAGACCAGGCTTTATGAATATCTAGGAGAATTAGGAAAGAAGAATACCCCCATCCGCAAATTCAAAAAATTCCTTCAAAATTCTTATCTGAACGCAGTGGGAATTGGAGAGAATAAATGTGTGGTTTTAGTGGGCCTGGACGGATCTAGACAAGAAGTAGATCATTCTTTCGAAGGTCTCAAAAAACTTTGGAAAAAAGGCGGAGCAATCTTTGCCGGAGAAAAACTGGGACAGAATTGGATCCATAGCAGATACAATATGCCTTTCCTCCGAAATCATGTAATGCAGTACGGAATGGGAGTGGATACAATGGAAACTTCCAGCACCTACGATAAACTGGAAGACCTACATAAGGCCGGAATTGAGTCCTTACAAAATTCGATCCCTGGTTCGATCGCTATGTGCCATTTATCTCATAGTTATCATGAGGGAGCTTGTTTGTATTATACGATCTTATTCCCTATGGATCCGAAAAAACCGGAAGAGCAATGGTTCAAAATGAAAAGATCCGTTTCTGATACATTCACTTCTTTTAAAGCTCCGATCAGTCATCACCATGGAGTCGGTATCGATCACAAAAAATGGTATGAATCCAGTTTAGGTAAACCTGGAATAGAAGCTTTAAACGGACTAAAGAAAGTTCTGGACCAAAAAGAAATTTTGAACCCAGGAAAATTATTTCACTCTTAA
- a CDS encoding enoyl-CoA hydratase/isomerase family protein encodes MLDVEKNGHILELYIKTNETNSLGREFFRKFRDVLEQAENDRSIKSILLSGRNDKFFSNGFDPEIFVGKNLEEIKEVLREALGACGRVLFSPKPVVCAMNGHSMGVGAVIAIFSDYRILVEKKGRLGFPESLIGINFPSTAGTVLKDLVGMKTARDLLYSGRGVKADEAVQLGIVEESATPEEVIPKARKWCSQFQDMAMESVVGVKIALRDSQRLLADTLEKRDVELLAQAIASSNGQEGMKSIQERRRPVFT; translated from the coding sequence ATGTTAGACGTAGAAAAAAACGGCCATATTTTAGAACTGTATATCAAAACAAACGAGACCAATTCTTTGGGAAGGGAATTTTTCCGTAAATTTAGAGATGTTTTAGAACAAGCGGAGAACGATAGATCAATAAAATCCATCCTTCTATCCGGAAGGAACGATAAGTTTTTTTCCAACGGATTCGATCCAGAGATCTTCGTAGGAAAAAACCTGGAAGAAATTAAAGAAGTTCTTAGAGAAGCGTTAGGTGCCTGCGGAAGAGTTTTATTCTCTCCTAAACCTGTGGTCTGCGCGATGAACGGTCACTCTATGGGAGTAGGAGCGGTTATCGCTATATTCTCCGATTATAGGATCCTTGTAGAGAAAAAAGGAAGATTAGGTTTTCCTGAATCATTGATCGGTATTAATTTTCCCTCCACTGCGGGTACAGTTCTAAAAGACCTAGTCGGAATGAAAACTGCAAGAGACTTATTGTATAGCGGACGAGGTGTTAAAGCGGACGAGGCGGTACAACTAGGAATTGTGGAAGAATCAGCTACTCCGGAAGAAGTGATCCCTAAAGCCAGAAAATGGTGTTCTCAATTCCAAGACATGGCAATGGAATCTGTAGTGGGAGTGAAGATCGCCCTCAGGGATTCCCAACGTCTGCTTGCAGATACTTTGGAAAAGAGAGATGTGGAACTTCTTGCACAAGCGATTGCTAGTTCTAATGGACAGGAAGGAATGAAGTCTATCCAGGAAAGAAGACGCCCAGTCTTTACCTGA